The Polaribacter sp. HaHaR_3_91 genomic sequence TGTTATATAACCACTTAACCGTACCAAGAGGAGGTAGGTTTGAAGTTGAATTGGCAGATGGTACTCGAGTCTGGTTAAATTCAGATTCAAAATTAAAATATCCAGTAAGTTTTAAGGAGGGAATAACACGAGAAGTTGAGCTTATATATGGAGAAGCTTTTTTTGATGTGTCTTCAAGTAAAAACCATAAAGGAACACGTTTTAAAGTTCGTTCTAGACTGCAAGAAGTAGAAGTTTTGGGTACAGAATTTAATATAAAAGCTTACAGTGATGATGTAAATGTGTATACCACTTTAGTAGAAGGTAAAGTGTCTGTGAAAAATGAATTCTTTAAAGAAAAATTAAATCCCGGATTTCAGTCTGTTATAGGTAGTTCGGGAGGCGCTATTGAGGTTAAGACTGTTAAGGTATACAATGAAATAGCTTGGAGGGAAGGAATCTTTTCATTTCGAGATAAGCCATTGAAAGAAATTATGAAATCTTTATCTAGATGGTATGATGTAGATATAATTATTAAAAATAAAAAACTGGAAGATATAAGATTTAATGGTGTCTTAAGTAAAAGTATGAATTTAGAAGAGGTTTTAGAACCTATTAAAAGAAGTATTAATCTGAATTATAAAGTATATGGTAAAAGAATAGTTCTAGAATAAAAAAGAGACGAAGTTTATACCGCTCAAAGTAAATTAACTTCATCCCTTAGAATAAATACATTAATTAAATGAATAACTAATACCAACAAATTTATGAATATTAATTTCACAAAAAAAACATTCTTTATAAAGAAAGAAAGAATTCGAAATTTTATTATGAGAATAGCCCTATTATTATTATTATGTTTTACCATTTTAGGTTTTAAGCCTATCGATATAATTTCTAAAAATGTAAGAATTACAATTGAGGAAGATAAAACTGTTTCTGTGAATGAAATTTTTGATATGGTTAAAAGTCAGACAGGTTATTCATTTGTTTATAAATCAGATTTGTTTAATGGTTATCCAAAAGTAGTTCTTAAAAAAGGTGTTTTTAAAGCTAAAAACCTTTTAGATATGAGTTTGTCTAAAGGTAAGTTTATATATGGTTTTTCAGAAGGTAATACTATTGTAATTCAAGAAAAATCTAAATCAATTAATATTAACCAAACACGTACAGTAAAAGGTGTAGTAACTGATGAAGAAGGTGTCCCTTTATCTGGAGTAGATGTTTTTGAAAAAAATACACCTGGTGAAACAACCAAAGATGATGGTACCTACGAGATAAGTCTAAGTAGTAGCAGTGAAGATATAATTATTGTATTTAGTTTTCGAGGTTTATTAACTCAAAAAGTTAAGGTGGGTAAGCAGGCAGTAATCAATGTAGTTCTTAAAAAAGATTTAACGAATTTAAATGAAGTTTTAATGACAGGATACCATAGTTTATCTAAAGAAGAGTCTACGGGTTCATATTCTACAGTTAATGCTGAGGCAATTGAAAATAGGGTTCAAACTAATATTTTATCGAGAATAGAAGGTGCAGCAAATGGTGTGTCTTTGTATAAGGGAACTCCTGTTATTAGAGGAGGTGCTACTTTTTCAGCTGATAATACTCCTTTAATCGTTGTCGATGGTGTACCTTATGAAGGAGATTTAGAAGCGATAAATCCCAAAGAAATTGAAAATATTACTATATTAAAAGATGCTTCAGCAACTTCTATTTATGGTGTAAGATCTGCCAATGGGGTTATTGTTATTACTACCAAAGGAGGTTATGTGGGGGGACCAACATTTAGTTATTCATCTACAAGACAATTAACACCTCTACCAGATCGTTCGTACGCAAACTTAATGTCATCATCCGAATTTATTGATTATCAAATGTATATTTTTGATAAGGCATACGATAGTAATATTAGACAGAATTCTGCATTGGCGCAAAACCAAGTGAGTAAATTATTGTATGATAGAGAAGATGGAAATATTACTGAAGAGTATTTTAATTCAGAAATAAATAGGCTTAGAGGGGTAGATGGTTATGAGCAAGTGGAAAACGAATTGTTAACTAATAAAATAACTTATCAACATAATTTTTCTATGAAAGGCGGGTCTGATAAGCATCAATATTCATTAGCTTTAAATTTTACTACTACAGGTTCTAATGAGGTAAATAATTCTGTAGACCGAATTGGTTTTAATACAAAAAACAGTTTTCAATTAACTGATCGGGTTGATTTAGATTTAAGTGTTATTGGTAGTTACAATAGTTCTGATAACTATACAGGTATTTCTGGATTGGATTTATTGGGCGGGTCTATGGTTCCTTTTCAGACACTTAAAGATGAAAACGGAGATCTATCTCAGTGGGAATATATCAAAAGTAGTGAGGAAGTAAATAGGTTAAATTCACTTGGATTGATAGATGAAACGTACTATCCTTTAAAAGAGTTAGAAACCCATCAAGTAACTTATGAAAACCCTTATATTAATATAAATATTGGTGGGAAATTTGATTTCACAAAATCATTGAACTTAGAATTAAGAGGACAAACAGAAATAGGTAATTCTCATATTAATGACTATTCAAGTGAGGAAAATTATTTAATTCGTAAATTAATCAACGATGCTTCACAATTTGAAGACGGTAAATTAATATTTAATATTCCGTATGGAGGACGAGTGATAGAAAAGACTATTAATCAACAATCATATACATTAAAAGCACAACTTAATTATAATAATCTATTCAAACAAAAACATGATGTAAATGTGTTTATTGGAGCAGAAAGACGACAGGTAATAAATACGACCCATGGATTTGCTAGATATGGTTACGATAATGATAGATTGTTTTTTTCTGCAGTAAATGAAGCAACATTAAGATCAAGTGTGATTTTAGGGACGAATTCTTATGATGGAACGTTTCAATTTACGGGAGTTGATCCTGCTAGTACTTATATAGACGATAAATATGTTTCTTTTTATGGAAATGGGTCATATGAATTTGATGGTAATTTAAGATTTAATGCTAGTATAAGAGTAGATCAATCTAATTTATATGGAACAAATTCAAAGCACCAATACCGTCCTTTGTGGTCTATAGGTGCAAATTATAGAATAAACACAGACTCTATATCTTGGTTAGATCTACTAAAGATTAGATCTTCATATGGAATAAATGGTAATGTCTACAGAGAAAGTGATCTTTATACTATATTCGAAGTATCCCCGTCAGATAATATTAATACAGGAGAAGAGGTTTTAAGATGGGAAAAAACAAACAGCACTAATTTTGCTATAGATTATAGCTTGTTTTCAAATAGAATCTCAGGTAGTATTGATTTTTATAATAAGAAAACTACTAATTTAATCGGAAATGTAGTAAATGATGCTACAACTTTAGGATGGGATGATGCTACTGAGAATTATGCTTCGATGAATAATAAAGGATTTGAGTTTCAATTGCATTCAAAAATTATAGATGATACAGATTTTAAATGGAGTACTAATTATTTGTTTAGTTATAATAAAAATGAAATTAAAGAGCTTAATGATTCAGAAACAAGTGTAGATTCATATTTCGGATTGCAAGCTCGAGAAGGAAAACCTTTTAATAGTATTTATAGTATTAATTATGCAGGTTTAGATGAAACAGGTTCTCCAACAGCTTATAAGGCAGATGGAACTATTGTAAGTACTTTAGAGGAATTGGAGTACGATGACTTAATACACGAAGGAACTTACAATCCACCATACCACATGTCTCTTTCTAACGAGATTAAATATAAACAATTTGAATTTTCATTCCTTTTGGTTTATTATGGAGGGAATGTACAAAGAGACGTTGCTGCTGGGTTTTATCCATCATTTTCAAATCCTTATGATTTAAATAATAATTTAGATAGAATAAATTTAAACTACTGGAAACAGCCTGGTGATGAGGAAGATATTTATATATCTCCCGCTTATAAAGCTACTGATGATAATGCTACTGATTTATGGAAATATGCCAACATACATGTTCAAAAAGCAGATTATATTAAATTAAGAAATATAGCTTTAGCATATAACTTACCAAATGTAATATTGGATAAAATGAAAATTTCAGGATTAAGATTCTCTTTTGATGTCCAAAATCCATTAAGATGGGCCTCTAATAGAAATAACTTAGATCCTGAAGTATGGAATAATCAAAACAACAGAGGAGCAGTAATTATGCCAACATATACCTTAGGAGTTAACTTAAACTTTTAAAATTAAAAACATATAAAATATTATTAGTATCGTTAATTGATATTTGTTTTTATTCTTGTGATGATTACCTAGTTGTAGATCCTAAGAGCTATAATATACTGGATAATTATGAAGATTATGTTTCTTTAGTTTATCTCTATTACCGGATGTTGTAAACACAAATTATCTTATAGATGATTTAAAAAAGTCGACAGATTCAAGCTTTCTGGAGGGAGTCATTTTAGCTAGTATTAGTGAAGTACAAAAAAATATTATTACTTCAATTCAGAACCAATCACCCTGTAGGAAAAGATAATGAGTATTATGCATCAGTATATATCAAGTCTATATATTTAATTTGGTAATCAATAATGTAATGGATATTATGATTTTTTATAGAGGATTAAAAAAAATAGCTAAGGAAGAAGCTTTAGGTATAAAAAAGAAGGAGATTCATGTTTGTTGGCGACTTTAGATTCCAAGATTTTAAAAGGTTGAATACAGGATCTGCTTTAGCTAAAACAGTAATTCATAATGCAGATGATGTTGAATATATATTACCACCAAATGATGTTATAGATATAATAAACGTTTAAATTATTTTAATCAAATGAAAAAAACAATATTGAATTTTGTGCTTTTATTAAGTCTGATGGCTTGCACAACTGAAAAAACAGTGGAATATTCCTTGCTTTCTGGCAAAATTAATAACATTGATACTAAAGAAATAATTTTAACAAAAGTAAATCAGTCTTCAAAAAAGAAAATTGCAATTGATCAAAA encodes the following:
- a CDS encoding SusC/RagA family TonB-linked outer membrane protein gives rise to the protein MRIALLLLLCFTILGFKPIDIISKNVRITIEEDKTVSVNEIFDMVKSQTGYSFVYKSDLFNGYPKVVLKKGVFKAKNLLDMSLSKGKFIYGFSEGNTIVIQEKSKSININQTRTVKGVVTDEEGVPLSGVDVFEKNTPGETTKDDGTYEISLSSSSEDIIIVFSFRGLLTQKVKVGKQAVINVVLKKDLTNLNEVLMTGYHSLSKEESTGSYSTVNAEAIENRVQTNILSRIEGAANGVSLYKGTPVIRGGATFSADNTPLIVVDGVPYEGDLEAINPKEIENITILKDASATSIYGVRSANGVIVITTKGGYVGGPTFSYSSTRQLTPLPDRSYANLMSSSEFIDYQMYIFDKAYDSNIRQNSALAQNQVSKLLYDREDGNITEEYFNSEINRLRGVDGYEQVENELLTNKITYQHNFSMKGGSDKHQYSLALNFTTTGSNEVNNSVDRIGFNTKNSFQLTDRVDLDLSVIGSYNSSDNYTGISGLDLLGGSMVPFQTLKDENGDLSQWEYIKSSEEVNRLNSLGLIDETYYPLKELETHQVTYENPYININIGGKFDFTKSLNLELRGQTEIGNSHINDYSSEENYLIRKLINDASQFEDGKLIFNIPYGGRVIEKTINQQSYTLKAQLNYNNLFKQKHDVNVFIGAERRQVINTTHGFARYGYDNDRLFFSAVNEATLRSSVILGTNSYDGTFQFTGVDPASTYIDDKYVSFYGNGSYEFDGNLRFNASIRVDQSNLYGTNSKHQYRPLWSIGANYRINTDSISWLDLLKIRSSYGINGNVYRESDLYTIFEVSPSDNINTGEEVLRWEKTNSTNFAIDYSLFSNRISGSIDFYNKKTTNLIGNVVNDATTLGWDDATENYASMNNKGFEFQLHSKIIDDTDFKWSTNYLFSYNKNEIKELNDSETSVDSYFGLQAREGKPFNSIYSINYAGLDETGSPTAYKADGTIVSTLEELEYDDLIHEGTYNPPYHMSLSNEIKYKQFEFSFLLVYYGGNVQRDVAAGFYPSFSNPYDLNNNLDRINLNYWKQPGDEEDIYISPAYKATDDNATDLWKYANIHVQKADYIKLRNIALAYNLPNVILDKMKISGLRFSFDVQNPLRWASNRNNLDPEVWNNQNNRGAVIMPTYTLGVNLNF
- a CDS encoding FecR family protein — its product is MKKLTIKYIINTISSKELVELKEMLKEKKNQQVFKDYIKDYYAVHTVLNKPDIDKAYDKLWDAIEKQKPRQQPLSMWFKYAAAAVIVLTFSLSYYLINNQEQNGIKNTVAEAVIPGTNKAILTLDDGSDIMLEKGKPYKTAKLTSNGVQIKYDKKGENQVLYNHLTVPRGGRFEVELADGTRVWLNSDSKLKYPVSFKEGITREVELIYGEAFFDVSSSKNHKGTRFKVRSRLQEVEVLGTEFNIKAYSDDVNVYTTLVEGKVSVKNEFFKEKLNPGFQSVIGSSGGAIEVKTVKVYNEIAWREGIFSFRDKPLKEIMKSLSRWYDVDIIIKNKKLEDIRFNGVLSKSMNLEEVLEPIKRSINLNYKVYGKRIVLE